The following proteins are co-located in the uncultured Draconibacterium sp. genome:
- a CDS encoding glycoside hydrolase family 3 C-terminal domain-containing protein — protein MKKKALKLSIILLGMFFLLAFIPQRQMAKQPIYLNTAYSFKERAIDLVSRMTPEEKQSQLGNTMPPIPRLGVNHYDVWGEALHGIMGRNNNSGMTATSFPNSVAVGSTWDPELIKRETKVISDEARGFNHDLIFTLTYWSPVIEPARDPRWGRTAETFGEDPFLVSEIGKGFIQGLMGDDPTYLKTVPCGKHYFANNTEFNRHSGSSDMDDRDMREFYLLPYRTLIRDYNLPSIMTAYGAVNGVPMSASKYLVDTVARKTYGMDGYVTGDCGAIDDIVRGHHFTDSYEEAAALGLKAGVDTDCGGVYQNHALNALEKGMLAQADIDKALINIFTTRMRLGEFDPAEIVPYAGIKPDIVNDPSHNDFAIEIATKTPVLLKNEVTVKPAEKALPLNTKHIKKIAVLGPQADKVELGDYSGPIEPHLSISPLLGIQNYIKEHNLDIEVVSASTGNTDRNTDFLTMNSFSTERNGEVVAEFDATKYDDSAPGLIVAARFGRTSIRGVKDGDWTAYDNVDITDVDSIRFNVAASGNGGFLEVRVSSATGNILATQKIEAVQQSGGFRGFSRPQNVSVKINTLGISGPQTLVLVYREAESPATDQETLEMAATADVVLVFVGTDQTTGREESDRFAITLPGNQNKLIDAVAAENPNTIVVMQTMGMVEVEPIKNNPNIPAIVWTGYNGQAQGTAMARILFGDVNPGGKLNVTWHKSLNDLPGFNDYTLRGDGSNGRTYWYFNKPVSYEFGYGLSYTTFEYKRLSISKTRLTPHDKITVSVDVKNTGAVDGDEVVQVYVKTPDSPAELERPIKRLKGFKRVTIPAGQTKRVSIDIDCDDLWFWDADAGKITFDQGRYIFEIGASSKNIKAELETIMSGEYKPVLTTVVAESNKVILRPGNTAQTSVTAAMSDDSFYDISKAEIEYKSNNPAVVSVDENGKVTATGVGVASVFAYVTVAGVTESNSFPVKVMPDLNPKSILVNGKPIESFDKDVKAYSYLLKDKTKVPELEATAAGNGITVDIQQVKQIPGTAVVKFIDNITLETNTYYFNFDVEAVSDELNGAVGSQWQWIRENAATHSLSANDGSLTITSEVGDVSEGTNNAKNILLQSANNDWTAETKLTASRMPSQPENTGILAYQDDDNFVKLMFRAVIKTTRQRDPRPGTVDLMMEENGIAKSLASFNLKTEITGDQALILKLDKKGSIYTASYSLDGENFEILGTADLALEDIKTGLMVGDGIITGYMKSTFWFDSDTTKPDSPFDVAFDYFRITNSGLKQ, from the coding sequence ATGAAAAAAAAAGCTCTAAAATTGTCAATTATTCTCCTCGGAATGTTCTTTCTTCTGGCATTTATTCCGCAAAGGCAAATGGCAAAGCAACCCATTTATCTCAACACGGCTTATTCGTTTAAAGAGCGGGCCATCGACCTTGTTTCGCGGATGACTCCCGAAGAAAAACAAAGTCAGTTGGGAAATACCATGCCACCGATTCCGCGGCTTGGCGTAAACCATTACGATGTGTGGGGCGAAGCACTGCATGGAATAATGGGTCGAAACAACAACAGCGGAATGACAGCCACTTCGTTTCCAAACAGTGTAGCCGTGGGTTCAACCTGGGACCCGGAGCTGATTAAACGCGAAACAAAAGTAATTTCCGACGAAGCGCGTGGTTTTAACCACGACCTGATTTTTACGCTGACTTACTGGTCGCCGGTAATTGAACCGGCCCGCGACCCGCGTTGGGGAAGAACCGCCGAAACGTTTGGTGAAGATCCGTTTCTGGTTTCTGAAATCGGAAAAGGTTTTATTCAGGGCTTAATGGGCGACGACCCCACCTACCTGAAAACTGTCCCTTGCGGCAAACACTATTTTGCGAACAACACCGAGTTTAACCGGCATTCGGGCAGCTCGGATATGGACGACCGCGACATGCGCGAGTTTTACCTGCTTCCTTACCGGACACTGATTCGTGATTACAATTTACCTTCGATAATGACTGCCTATGGAGCTGTTAACGGCGTTCCCATGTCGGCCAGTAAATATTTGGTGGATACGGTAGCGCGAAAAACTTACGGAATGGATGGATATGTTACCGGCGACTGCGGTGCAATCGACGATATCGTTCGCGGCCATCATTTTACGGATAGTTATGAAGAAGCAGCGGCACTGGGGCTAAAAGCCGGAGTGGATACCGACTGTGGCGGAGTGTATCAAAACCATGCCTTGAATGCTTTGGAAAAAGGTATGCTTGCTCAGGCCGATATCGATAAAGCACTGATTAATATTTTTACTACAAGGATGCGGTTGGGCGAGTTTGACCCCGCAGAAATTGTACCCTACGCAGGTATAAAGCCGGATATTGTGAATGATCCTTCGCACAACGATTTTGCCATTGAAATAGCAACAAAAACACCGGTTCTGCTAAAAAATGAGGTAACGGTTAAACCTGCCGAAAAAGCATTGCCACTAAATACCAAACACATCAAAAAAATTGCTGTATTGGGGCCACAGGCCGATAAAGTGGAACTGGGAGATTACTCGGGGCCAATTGAACCTCATTTAAGCATTTCACCTCTATTAGGTATTCAGAATTATATAAAAGAACATAACCTCGACATTGAAGTTGTTTCTGCATCAACAGGAAATACGGATAGAAATACCGATTTTCTGACAATGAACAGTTTTTCCACTGAGCGTAACGGCGAAGTAGTGGCCGAATTCGATGCTACAAAATACGATGATTCGGCACCCGGATTAATTGTGGCAGCACGTTTTGGACGAACCTCAATTCGCGGTGTAAAAGATGGCGACTGGACGGCTTACGACAATGTGGATATTACCGACGTCGATTCCATCCGCTTTAACGTGGCTGCCTCTGGAAACGGTGGCTTCCTTGAAGTGCGTGTTAGCTCGGCAACCGGAAATATTCTGGCAACGCAAAAAATTGAAGCCGTTCAGCAAAGCGGTGGATTCCGGGGATTTTCCCGTCCGCAAAATGTATCGGTAAAAATAAATACGCTGGGAATTTCAGGGCCGCAAACGCTGGTACTGGTTTACCGCGAAGCCGAAAGTCCTGCAACCGATCAGGAAACACTTGAAATGGCTGCTACTGCCGATGTGGTGCTGGTTTTTGTAGGAACCGATCAAACTACCGGCCGCGAAGAATCCGACCGCTTTGCCATTACATTGCCCGGAAATCAGAATAAACTCATCGATGCTGTTGCTGCCGAAAATCCAAACACCATTGTGGTAATGCAAACCATGGGAATGGTGGAAGTGGAGCCGATTAAAAACAACCCAAATATTCCCGCAATTGTCTGGACCGGCTACAACGGACAGGCACAGGGAACTGCCATGGCGCGCATTTTATTTGGCGATGTAAATCCCGGCGGAAAATTGAATGTTACCTGGCATAAATCCTTAAACGACCTGCCTGGATTTAACGATTACACCTTGCGTGGCGATGGCTCGAACGGAAGAACTTACTGGTATTTTAATAAACCGGTTTCGTATGAATTTGGTTACGGATTGTCGTACACCACTTTCGAATACAAACGGCTCAGTATCAGTAAAACAAGATTAACACCACACGATAAAATTACCGTTAGCGTAGATGTGAAAAACACCGGTGCGGTTGATGGCGACGAAGTGGTTCAGGTATATGTAAAAACACCCGACAGCCCGGCAGAACTGGAGAGGCCGATAAAACGACTGAAAGGATTTAAACGTGTTACCATTCCGGCAGGGCAGACAAAACGTGTTTCGATTGATATTGATTGCGACGACCTGTGGTTTTGGGATGCCGACGCCGGTAAAATCACCTTCGATCAGGGACGTTATATTTTCGAAATAGGGGCATCATCGAAAAATATAAAAGCCGAACTGGAGACGATTATGAGCGGCGAGTACAAACCGGTGTTAACAACCGTAGTTGCCGAAAGCAACAAGGTTATTCTGCGCCCGGGAAATACGGCACAAACCAGCGTAACCGCTGCCATGTCGGACGATAGTTTTTACGATATTTCGAAAGCTGAAATTGAATACAAAAGCAACAATCCGGCTGTGGTAAGCGTGGATGAAAACGGTAAAGTAACCGCTACGGGAGTGGGTGTTGCATCGGTATTTGCTTATGTAACTGTTGCCGGGGTAACCGAATCAAACAGCTTTCCCGTAAAAGTAATGCCCGACCTCAACCCGAAATCAATTTTGGTAAACGGCAAGCCCATCGAAAGCTTCGATAAAGATGTAAAAGCTTACAGTTATCTGCTGAAAGATAAAACCAAAGTGCCTGAACTGGAAGCAACTGCTGCAGGAAACGGAATTACGGTTGATATTCAGCAGGTAAAACAAATTCCCGGAACTGCTGTGGTGAAGTTTATTGATAACATCACACTCGAAACCAATACCTACTATTTCAATTTTGATGTGGAAGCAGTTAGCGACGAGCTTAATGGTGCTGTTGGAAGTCAGTGGCAGTGGATCAGGGAAAATGCTGCAACACACAGCCTTTCGGCAAACGATGGCAGCCTGACCATTACCAGCGAAGTTGGCGATGTTTCAGAAGGTACCAACAATGCTAAAAACATTCTGCTGCAAAGCGCCAATAACGACTGGACAGCGGAAACAAAACTGACGGCTTCACGAATGCCTTCTCAACCTGAAAATACAGGGATTCTGGCCTACCAGGACGATGATAATTTTGTGAAACTCATGTTCCGTGCGGTAATAAAAACCACACGACAAAGGGATCCGCGACCCGGTACGGTCGATTTGATGATGGAAGAAAACGGCATTGCAAAATCGCTGGCTTCTTTCAATCTGAAAACCGAAATCACCGGCGACCAGGCCTTGATACTTAAACTCGATAAAAAAGGAAGCATTTATACGGCTTCGTATTCGTTGGATGGTGAGAATTTCGAAATCCTGGGAACAGCAGATTTGGCATTAGAAGACATAAAGACAGGTTTAATGGTAGGCGACGGGATTATTACCGGCTATATGAAAAGTACGTTCTGGTTTGATTCTGACACCACCAAGCCGGATTCGCCGTTTGACGTGGCCTTCGATTATTTCCGGATTACAAACAGTGGACTAAAACAGTAA
- a CDS encoding alpha/beta hydrolase-fold protein — protein sequence MKKKNRIIPLILLMVGGIISSQLQAQVVEDFKPSSVNQPGKEYPMVNSEGRVRVQISASEAEKVQLDISAVKYDLVKDENGVWTGESAPQDEGFHYYQLWVDGAAVPDPNSLYFYGASRWGSGIEIPAHDQEFYALKNVPHGEVRELQYFSESNNTMRRCVVYTPPGYDENPQKRYPVLYLQHGGGENETGWSSQGHAGLILDNLIAEGKTVPFIIVMDNGNWAMPRPPRNREGGERPRTWPPEGWADGFMNTLLKDIIPMIDGKYRTLADQEHRAMAGLSMGGMQTRVITLANPDVFSHVGMFSGGSITMEDIEQHPDFKEKVKLLFVSYGSREIENPRPGPWGDPKENTEALKKAGMNTHFYVSPETAHEWQSWRRSLYQFAPLLFKN from the coding sequence ATGAAAAAGAAAAATCGAATTATTCCATTGATCCTATTGATGGTTGGTGGAATTATCTCTTCGCAATTGCAGGCTCAGGTTGTGGAGGACTTCAAACCCTCTTCAGTAAATCAACCCGGGAAAGAATACCCGATGGTGAATTCCGAAGGACGGGTACGCGTTCAAATTTCTGCGTCTGAAGCTGAAAAAGTGCAACTGGATATCAGCGCAGTAAAATACGATTTGGTAAAAGATGAAAACGGTGTGTGGACCGGCGAATCGGCACCACAAGACGAAGGTTTTCACTACTACCAGCTTTGGGTTGACGGAGCCGCTGTTCCTGATCCAAACAGCCTGTATTTCTATGGAGCCAGCCGATGGGGAAGTGGTATTGAGATTCCGGCACACGACCAGGAGTTTTATGCCTTGAAAAATGTTCCGCATGGAGAAGTTCGTGAGCTACAGTATTTCTCGGAAAGCAACAATACCATGCGCAGGTGCGTTGTTTACACGCCTCCGGGTTACGACGAAAATCCTCAAAAGCGCTATCCGGTGTTGTATCTGCAACATGGTGGTGGCGAAAACGAAACAGGCTGGTCGAGCCAGGGACACGCAGGTTTGATATTGGACAACCTGATTGCCGAAGGGAAAACCGTTCCGTTTATCATTGTTATGGACAACGGAAACTGGGCAATGCCAAGGCCACCGCGTAACCGCGAAGGTGGCGAGCGCCCGCGCACATGGCCACCCGAAGGTTGGGCCGATGGTTTTATGAATACCTTGCTGAAAGATATTATTCCGATGATTGATGGAAAATACCGTACGCTGGCAGATCAGGAGCACCGTGCCATGGCCGGCTTGTCGATGGGTGGAATGCAAACACGTGTGATAACACTTGCCAACCCCGATGTGTTTTCGCATGTGGGAATGTTTAGCGGCGGAAGTATCACCATGGAAGACATTGAGCAGCATCCTGATTTTAAGGAAAAAGTAAAACTGCTTTTCGTCAGCTACGGAAGCCGCGAGATTGAAAATCCGCGCCCCGGACCATGGGGAGATCCAAAGGAAAATACCGAAGCACTTAAAAAAGCCGGTATGAACACCCATTTTTATGTGTCGCCCGAAACGGCCCACGAATGGCAAAGCTGGCGCCGCAGCCTTTATCAGTTTGCACCTTTATTATTCAAAAACTAA
- a CDS encoding carboxylesterase family protein — MKYQILPILMAILLTAGFCFTACTPKTNNNQELQVKTTHGDISGSINNSVYAFKGIPYAKAERFMPPQNPDVWDGIRECTNFGPVARQVAPWYPDSVQNEQELFSVNVWTKGLNDGKKRPVMLWLHGGGFHIGASNDPMTYGEALAKKGDIVFVSVNHRLNILGFLDLSACGEKYAKSANVGMLDIVKALEWIHNNIENFGGNPSDVTIVGESGGGGKVGTLMCMPAAKGLFQKAIIQSGTLINTMTKEKSQTLGLAVLEKLGLTPNDVEKLETFSYAELVKAGNEAIAEISGPRKPGSPTMFGFAPSADGDVLLQQPFSPGFADISKDIPLMMGSTLNELMPVAYGENDLTLELAQERLAKQYGDKTRQFVELFAKAYPDYTPQDLLSVDKTFRPYTIRTADARAVESGAPLYVYFLAWKSAVDNASKGSFHGLDIPLAFNTVDLRADWTGNTEEAWELADKMSSAWINFIKSANPNVDGVLPKWECYNAENGATMYFENECRIVNNHDRELMNFIKPLN, encoded by the coding sequence ATGAAGTATCAAATTCTACCCATTTTAATGGCAATTTTATTGACAGCCGGATTTTGTTTTACGGCTTGTACGCCTAAAACTAACAACAATCAGGAATTGCAGGTTAAAACCACACATGGTGATATATCTGGGAGTATTAACAATAGTGTTTATGCCTTTAAAGGCATACCCTACGCCAAGGCTGAAAGATTTATGCCTCCGCAGAATCCGGATGTCTGGGACGGAATTCGTGAATGCACAAACTTTGGGCCTGTTGCCAGACAAGTAGCACCATGGTACCCTGATTCCGTTCAAAACGAACAGGAACTGTTTAGTGTAAATGTTTGGACAAAGGGACTTAATGATGGGAAAAAGCGCCCGGTAATGCTCTGGTTACATGGTGGCGGATTTCACATTGGCGCCAGCAACGATCCTATGACCTATGGTGAAGCCTTAGCAAAAAAAGGGGATATCGTTTTTGTTTCGGTAAATCACCGGTTAAATATCCTTGGATTTCTTGATTTGTCTGCATGTGGCGAAAAGTATGCGAAATCAGCAAATGTGGGTATGCTCGACATTGTGAAAGCGCTCGAGTGGATTCATAATAACATTGAGAATTTTGGAGGAAACCCATCTGATGTAACCATTGTGGGCGAATCTGGTGGCGGCGGAAAAGTAGGTACCCTTATGTGTATGCCGGCCGCCAAAGGATTGTTTCAGAAAGCAATTATTCAGAGTGGAACGCTGATTAATACCATGACCAAAGAGAAATCGCAAACACTGGGTTTGGCCGTTCTTGAAAAATTGGGACTTACACCAAACGATGTTGAAAAACTGGAAACGTTTTCGTACGCTGAGCTTGTAAAAGCCGGAAATGAAGCGATAGCTGAGATCTCTGGTCCGAGAAAGCCCGGTTCACCAACCATGTTTGGTTTTGCGCCTTCGGCGGATGGTGATGTATTGCTTCAACAACCGTTCAGCCCGGGTTTTGCCGATATTTCAAAAGACATTCCACTTATGATGGGGTCCACTTTGAATGAGCTGATGCCCGTTGCATATGGCGAAAATGACCTGACCCTGGAACTAGCACAAGAACGCCTGGCAAAACAATACGGTGATAAAACCAGGCAATTCGTAGAGTTGTTTGCAAAGGCATATCCTGATTATACACCACAGGACCTACTTTCTGTTGATAAGACTTTCAGACCATATACTATACGAACTGCTGATGCAAGGGCAGTAGAGTCTGGTGCCCCATTGTATGTTTATTTTTTGGCATGGAAAAGTGCTGTTGATAATGCCTCAAAAGGTTCTTTCCATGGTTTGGACATTCCTTTAGCCTTCAATACTGTTGATCTTAGGGCAGACTGGACCGGTAATACCGAAGAAGCCTGGGAATTAGCTGATAAAATGAGTTCTGCGTGGATAAACTTTATAAAATCCGCTAATCCTAATGTAGATGGCGTGCTTCCAAAATGGGAATGCTATAATGCGGAAAACGGTGCTACAATGTACTTTGAAAATGAATGCAGAATTGTTAACAATCACGACAGGGAGTTGATGAATTTTATTAAACCTCTTAATTAG
- a CDS encoding TonB-dependent receptor yields MMKKHRITRLTIALLPLLLFSLWSFGQSKTIQGTVKDETGSPMIGVNVVIQGTTIGTVTDLDGMFKIDAGEESTLVFSFIGYSAQNVLVGNQTTINVQMKTDNLGLDEVVVVGYGSIKKSDISGSVASVNTETMMKKAPTNILQGLQGAAAGVMVMAQDGAPDANVAIRIRGVATINGSADPLYVVDGVQVGTNADFIAPSDVASIEVLKDASATAIYGAAGANGVIMITTKHGSAGVSNITFTADYGVQTLASTLDVGDALQYSKNIRTARANDGAVLQNQIFATEYDGKRKTINWQDEMTQVALKQQYSLSASGGTEKSQSNLSLTYLDHDGVVVNSNYKRFTARANVVTKVADYLEVGGDVNFVHTESQGSNGGLGNNGNLSSIRDWAFLCPTMDYVDPVSGVHVSPNVVNANGTLGSPLQGNVGAYDGMLGNNVYAEQMENTGISKNNQVIASAYVDIKLMKGLNFKSLGSYNFSAGNSYNFWGNKQRYMPDGVTPVVLYNYDKRYQLNISNSNYNGLALESYLTYNWKNEIHNLTVMGGNTVRKSFGNWSSASAVDFPAENIRDVSLTSDPTTRTGSGAYNLESRGLSFFGRASYSLKDRYIVTGTIRRDGSSNFGEGNRWGTFPSAAAAWRISEESFLKNNPTISNLKLRLGWGQTGNSGGPTDKATAALTSNTIQYFFYPEGGPAGLGTARMLSNGYVRTLVDTNLKWETNEQTNIGLDLGILNSELNFTMDYFIRTSKDLLLNQAIRPSAGYTEVYTNYGEIQNKGFEFSVDYRKQINSDWNIGATLTGSTIKNEIKEIGSDLFFENTSSTNDGSNVGAIGAPSGTHWNGHSIMREGYAVGSFYGYKVDGIFQSQDEVDAINAAAVAAGHGQYQNAGTGPGDFKYKDLNGDGFIDDNDMTILGNGFPKANYGLNLNVSYKNFDLGIYTHGVIGAEIYSYSAMTLSNMFPSDNGTTPNLLNEASQNAWTPENHSTTMSKLSFLDLNYNMRGSDAWVKKGDYFKIDNVQVGYNFNKNLLSLLHLEAVRVYAAIQNVATFSSYNKYGDPEVGQGSVLYTGLDSGRYPMPRTYSFGMNIQF; encoded by the coding sequence ATGATGAAAAAACACAGAATTACAAGGTTAACAATTGCATTGTTACCTCTGTTGTTGTTCTCACTCTGGAGCTTTGGACAATCTAAAACGATTCAGGGTACAGTTAAAGATGAAACAGGATCACCAATGATAGGTGTAAATGTTGTCATCCAGGGAACAACTATTGGAACCGTTACCGACTTAGATGGTATGTTTAAAATCGATGCTGGTGAAGAATCAACTCTCGTTTTCTCTTTTATTGGCTACAGCGCTCAAAATGTGTTGGTTGGAAACCAAACAACCATTAATGTGCAAATGAAAACTGACAATCTGGGATTGGATGAAGTAGTTGTGGTTGGTTATGGAAGTATTAAAAAGAGCGACATTTCAGGATCAGTTGCTTCTGTTAATACAGAAACCATGATGAAAAAAGCTCCTACAAACATCTTACAAGGGTTACAGGGAGCTGCTGCAGGTGTTATGGTTATGGCGCAAGATGGTGCACCAGACGCCAATGTTGCAATTCGTATTCGCGGGGTTGCAACCATTAACGGTAGCGCCGATCCATTGTATGTGGTAGATGGAGTGCAGGTAGGTACAAATGCTGATTTTATTGCTCCAAGTGACGTGGCAAGTATTGAAGTATTAAAAGATGCTTCGGCAACAGCTATTTATGGAGCCGCCGGTGCCAACGGTGTAATTATGATTACAACCAAACATGGTTCAGCAGGTGTTTCAAACATCACCTTTACCGCCGACTATGGAGTTCAAACTTTAGCCTCAACACTGGATGTTGGTGACGCCCTGCAGTATTCAAAAAATATACGCACAGCACGTGCAAACGATGGTGCAGTTTTACAAAATCAAATTTTCGCGACAGAATATGATGGTAAAAGAAAAACCATTAACTGGCAAGATGAAATGACACAAGTTGCACTTAAACAACAATATAGTTTATCTGCTTCAGGAGGCACAGAGAAATCACAATCAAACCTTTCACTAACGTATTTAGATCACGATGGTGTTGTTGTTAATTCGAATTACAAACGATTTACTGCCCGTGCAAACGTAGTTACAAAAGTGGCTGATTATTTAGAAGTGGGTGGAGATGTCAATTTTGTTCACACAGAATCACAAGGGAGTAATGGAGGTTTGGGAAACAACGGTAACCTTTCTTCTATTCGTGACTGGGCTTTCTTATGCCCCACAATGGACTATGTTGACCCGGTAAGCGGAGTTCATGTAAGTCCAAATGTGGTCAATGCGAACGGAACGTTGGGCTCTCCATTACAGGGTAATGTGGGTGCATATGATGGAATGTTGGGCAACAACGTATATGCAGAACAAATGGAAAATACCGGCATTAGCAAAAACAACCAGGTAATTGCAAGTGCGTATGTCGATATCAAACTAATGAAAGGTCTAAATTTTAAATCATTAGGATCTTATAATTTTTCAGCAGGCAATTCATACAACTTTTGGGGTAACAAACAACGTTACATGCCCGACGGTGTAACACCAGTTGTTTTGTACAATTATGACAAACGTTACCAATTGAACATCAGCAACTCAAATTATAATGGTTTAGCGCTTGAAAGTTATTTGACATACAACTGGAAAAATGAAATACACAACCTGACCGTAATGGGAGGTAATACAGTACGTAAAAGCTTTGGAAACTGGAGTTCGGCTTCCGCCGTTGATTTCCCGGCTGAAAACATTCGTGATGTAAGTTTAACCAGCGACCCAACTACAAGAACAGGTAGCGGTGCCTATAATCTGGAATCTCGTGGATTATCATTCTTTGGCCGCGCCTCGTATTCATTAAAGGATCGTTATATTGTTACGGGTACTATCCGTCGTGATGGTTCTTCAAACTTTGGTGAAGGTAACCGTTGGGGTACTTTCCCTTCAGCAGCAGCAGCCTGGCGTATTTCAGAAGAAAGTTTTTTGAAAAACAATCCAACTATCAGTAACTTAAAACTTCGTTTAGGTTGGGGACAAACCGGTAACTCAGGAGGGCCAACAGATAAAGCAACCGCTGCATTAACATCAAATACAATACAATACTTCTTCTATCCTGAAGGAGGACCTGCAGGTTTAGGAACAGCTCGTATGTTATCGAACGGTTATGTTAGAACATTGGTTGATACCAACTTGAAATGGGAAACCAATGAGCAAACCAACATCGGACTTGACCTTGGAATATTAAACAGTGAATTAAATTTCACGATGGATTATTTTATCCGTACTTCTAAAGACCTGCTCTTAAATCAGGCAATACGCCCATCAGCAGGTTATACAGAAGTGTATACTAATTATGGTGAGATTCAGAATAAAGGTTTTGAATTTAGTGTCGACTACAGAAAGCAAATTAACAGCGATTGGAACATTGGTGCAACATTAACTGGTTCAACCATTAAGAACGAAATTAAAGAAATTGGTTCAGATTTGTTCTTTGAAAACACAAGTTCTACCAATGACGGTTCCAACGTAGGTGCAATCGGTGCTCCATCCGGTACTCACTGGAACGGTCACTCTATCATGCGCGAAGGTTATGCAGTAGGTTCTTTCTACGGTTACAAAGTTGATGGAATATTCCAGTCACAGGATGAAGTTGACGCTATCAACGCTGCTGCTGTGGCTGCAGGTCATGGTCAATACCAAAATGCAGGAACCGGCCCAGGCGACTTTAAATACAAAGATCTTAATGGAGACGGTTTTATTGACGATAATGATATGACTATTTTGGGGAATGGATTCCCAAAAGCAAATTATGGTTTGAACTTAAATGTTTCCTACAAGAATTTCGATTTGGGTATTTACACTCATGGAGTAATCGGTGCCGAAATCTATTCTTACTCTGCTATGACATTATCAAATATGTTCCCAAGTGACAACGGTACCACACCAAACCTTTTAAATGAGGCATCGCAAAATGCATGGACTCCTGAAAACCACAGTACAACCATGTCTAAATTGTCATTTCTCGATTTAAATTACAATATGCGCGGTTCTGATGCATGGGTAAAAAAAGGTGACTACTTTAAAATCGACAATGTTCAGGTAGGCTATAATTTTAATAAAAACCTGTTGTCTTTATTGCATCTTGAAGCTGTTCGTGTTTACGCTGCTATTCAAAACGTGGCTACTTTCTCTAGTTACAACAAATATGGTGATCCAGAGGTTGGACAAGGAAGTGTGCTTTACACTGGTTTGGATTCAGGTCGTTATCCTATGCCTCGTACTTATTCATTTGGGATGAATATTCAATTTTAA